ATTTGAAGATGGAGCAAGAAGATTTGCTTGGGTATTTCCAGATGAAATAGAATCAAATTATAAAGAAGATAAAAATTGGTTTGAGATATCTTTTACTTTACCAAAAGGTTCATATGCCACACAAGTTATTTCAGAAATAATACATTAATAAATAATTAAGTGTAGATAACATTTTTAAGCTTAGCTTTGATAAACTTTAATTTAAATAAATTTAATGTTTTAAATAAAAGGTTTATCATGAATTATGAAGAGGTAGTTGTCGAATTAGACCATGTTATAAAGAGTTCTGAAAAGGTAGCTGTATCAGTTTTTGATAAACTAGAATTAGCTTTATCATATACAAAAGAAAAAGAATCAAGTGATTTGATTATGGAAGTTATGAATACAATACAAGAAGAAGATATCTTCAGACAAAAACTTGAAAGAGTTGTGAATTGTATTTGCGAAGCTCAAGGCATAGATGGATCTAGATTTAATATAGCGCCAACTGCGAAACATATTTCAGGTGATAAATATGATGATGAAATATCTCAAGAGGATATCGATAAAATGTTTGCCAATATCAATAAATAGAAAGTTCAAACTTTCTATTTATTACATACTTCTTTTTTAAGAGTATTTAAAGTTCCAAATATTCTTAAAGACTCTATTTCAACTTCTTTTGCTTTCTCATTTAAAATATTATTTGCTTCATTATTTGCATTTGCATCAGTTAATGCTTGTATCTTTCTTGCCAATGAACTATTTAAAGTTTTAAGCTCTTCAAGTGAATTAGATGCTTCAATATTATAAGTTGCTTCAAAATTACTAATAAATGTAGAAAGAACTTCTGAAGGCGTTGCACTCCATTTAGTTTTTTCACCCAATCTAGAATAAGCTTGATCTTTTAATTCTAAAACATTTACTTTTACTTTTGCTGCATCATAGACTAAGTCTACATTACATACTTGTTCTCTCGCATCTTGAATAAAACTAGCTCTTGAAGCAGCTGTTACAAGAGAATTTGACATATTAGCAATCAATCTTGACATATTAGATATATCTTCTGCTACTCCTGCATTTTGTTGTGTCGCTTGATCTAAAGTTGTAACAGCATCATTGATTTGTCTAATACCAGCTTCTTGTTCTTTTGCTGCATTTGAAACATTATCAATCATTACTATTGTATCAGTAACATTTTGATTTAATTCATTATATCCTTCAATCATTTTATTTGAAATATCTTGTCCGCCTTTTGCTTTCATCGAAGCAGCTTCAACTATATCTTTTATCTCTTTAGCAGCTTCTGCACTTCTTGATGCAAGGTTTCGCACTTCTTGAGCAACAACAGCAAAACCTTTACCTGCTTCCCCAGCAGTTGCAGCTTCTACAGCAGCATTAAGTGAAAGAATATTTGTTTGAAATGCAATTTGATCAATTATTTCAATAGCATCATTTATTGAACTTACTTGTTTATTAATATCTTCCATTGAATTAGCAGTTTGATTTGCTAAATCTTGTCCATTTTTTGCAGAAGCAGTAAGTTCCTGAGATAATAGCTTCATTTTACTAGCTGCTTCATTTGTTCCTTTTATGTTAGAAGTTATTTCTTCTAATGCAGCAGCTGTCTCTTCTAAAGATGCAGCTTGTTTATTTGATGATTTAGATAAATTGCTTGCAGCATCTGATAATGTTTGAGTATTTTCATTTAATGAATCACCCGTATTCATA
The genomic region above belongs to Arcobacter sp. F2176 and contains:
- a CDS encoding methyl-accepting chemotaxis protein — encoded protein: MFGFISKKISNKIIFALIILMTISSTSVIYFTTTEVKRDSLNTTKEYLEMLNTAMFQSLRNAMSTGDVATIQKAEKDAATIKGVKNLTVAKSKPLIEMYAPNAKYTEDPNILKSFETKNSQLFETTDNGNHEIRMIKPMIAEQDCIMCHANQQVGDVIGVMDLTFSLQDSDRELVDLVVSISTTSLILSILTIVLIFFLVKRATNPIESLKSGFTNLIESNDTNIRLSVQSKDEISEVADLFNSYMDKVNAGLALDAKVIEEANDVLEKTGNGFFVYNVNSKAANPHVEDLKNKLNTMISGTRATLEKINATLKHYSESKFDAQIDDKGIYGDLGSLTAGIKLVGHNTSEILAMIMNTGDSLNENTQTLSDAASNLSKSSNKQAASLEETAAALEEITSNIKGTNEAASKMKLLSQELTASAKNGQDLANQTANSMEDINKQVSSINDAIEIIDQIAFQTNILSLNAAVEAATAGEAGKGFAVVAQEVRNLASRSAEAAKEIKDIVEAASMKAKGGQDISNKMIEGYNELNQNVTDTIVMIDNVSNAAKEQEAGIRQINDAVTTLDQATQQNAGVAEDISNMSRLIANMSNSLVTAASRASFIQDAREQVCNVDLVYDAAKVKVNVLELKDQAYSRLGEKTKWSATPSEVLSTFISNFEATYNIEASNSLEELKTLNSSLARKIQALTDANANNEANNILNEKAKEVEIESLRIFGTLNTLKKEVCNK